The Ignavibacteriales bacterium genome has a window encoding:
- a CDS encoding M20/M25/M40 family metallo-hydrolase translates to MLQNNSSRLVNLFLEVARINALSGSEKTLADFIKSFLSKYNYTVHEDEAAKFTNSNTGNLICKIGTGGDFILTSHMDTARPTENLKPIVKEDRIVSSGDTVLGVDNRAGVSVLLYTLEKIANEKIAVKDFTVAFTTCEETTLFGSKNLGVNGEIKKGFIFDSGYRPGNFIYSACGAIGLKIKIVGKASHSGISPEKGINSMIAAVKAISRLPLGRIDEETTMNIGLLKSGSAVNVIPELTELEGEVRSFNLKKAENYFDQLVLIFKEESEKVGAKFEVDYFWDFMPYTIPETSPVFQETVRAIKKVGLEPTPKISLGGSDANSLNGRGIESVNLGIGAQNPHSNEEFIFIEDLIKSAEIALELVKKD, encoded by the coding sequence ATGTTACAAAATAATTCCTCCCGTCTTGTAAATTTATTTTTAGAAGTTGCCAGGATAAATGCACTTTCCGGCAGCGAAAAAACCCTCGCTGATTTTATAAAATCATTTCTCTCAAAGTATAATTACACAGTTCATGAAGACGAAGCCGCAAAATTTACTAACAGCAATACAGGAAATTTGATTTGTAAAATTGGAACCGGCGGTGATTTTATTTTAACTTCCCACATGGATACTGCACGTCCAACGGAAAATCTTAAACCAATTGTAAAAGAAGATCGAATAGTTTCATCAGGAGATACTGTGCTTGGTGTAGATAATCGCGCTGGTGTTTCTGTTTTACTTTATACTCTTGAAAAAATTGCGAATGAAAAAATTGCCGTTAAAGATTTTACAGTTGCTTTCACAACCTGCGAAGAAACAACTTTGTTTGGTTCAAAAAATCTTGGGGTGAATGGCGAAATAAAAAAGGGATTTATTTTTGATTCCGGATATCGTCCGGGAAATTTTATCTATTCAGCTTGCGGAGCAATTGGATTAAAAATAAAAATTGTTGGTAAAGCATCACATTCCGGTATTTCACCTGAAAAAGGAATCAACTCAATGATAGCTGCTGTAAAAGCGATTAGCCGGCTTCCACTCGGTAGAATTGATGAAGAAACCACGATGAATATCGGTTTGTTAAAAAGCGGCTCTGCTGTAAATGTTATTCCTGAATTAACTGAACTTGAAGGTGAAGTTCGATCTTTCAATTTGAAAAAAGCAGAGAATTATTTTGATCAGTTAGTTTTAATATTTAAAGAAGAATCAGAAAAGGTTGGGGCAAAGTTTGAGGTTGATTATTTCTGGGATTTTATGCCTTACACTATTCCCGAAACCTCGCCAGTGTTTCAAGAAACTGTTAGAGCAATTAAAAAAGTTGGATTAGAGCCAACGCCTAAAATTTCTCTCGGCGGGAGCGATGCTAACTCGTTGAACGGAAGGGGGATTGAATCAGTTAATCTTGGCATCGGCGCTCAGAATCCTCATTCAAATGAAGAATTTATTTTTATAGAAGATTTAATTAAATCGGCTGAGATAGCTCTCGAGCTTGTAAAAAAGGATTAA
- a CDS encoding cyanophycinase: MKKLFYLIIILIIVFFQQNFSQTKGHLLIIGGVQTPEIEKKFVELAGGSDARIIIIPNAGSEPKLNSEIEQKTFTSLGAKADYILFTHETADDEANLKKMEWANAVFFTGGDQSDLTRDMLGTKLLEKVFDIYNNGGTVGGTSAGAAVMSEVMITGNELINKDSSVSFVTIEKGNVEVKRGFGFLTNVIIDQHFLKRKRHNRTISVLIEHPNLFGIAIDESTSIIVNPDDTFEVFGNNQVLVYDPTNSKNIREDKNGNLGISNMKLHVLISGDKFDMKTKEVIE, from the coding sequence ATGAAAAAATTATTCTACTTAATTATCATCTTAATTATTGTTTTCTTTCAGCAAAACTTCTCGCAGACGAAAGGTCATTTATTAATTATTGGTGGAGTTCAAACTCCTGAAATTGAAAAAAAGTTTGTTGAACTTGCAGGTGGTTCTGATGCAAGAATCATTATCATTCCAAATGCCGGCTCAGAGCCAAAACTAAATAGTGAAATAGAACAAAAGACTTTTACCAGTTTAGGTGCAAAAGCCGACTATATTTTATTTACCCATGAGACTGCAGATGATGAAGCTAACTTAAAAAAAATGGAGTGGGCAAATGCTGTATTCTTTACCGGCGGAGATCAAAGTGATTTAACAAGAGATATGCTCGGTACAAAATTATTGGAAAAAGTATTTGATATATACAATAATGGTGGAACTGTCGGAGGCACAAGTGCAGGGGCAGCGGTTATGAGCGAAGTGATGATTACCGGAAATGAATTAATCAATAAAGATTCATCCGTATCATTTGTAACAATCGAAAAAGGAAATGTTGAAGTTAAAAGAGGATTCGGATTTTTAACAAATGTTATTATTGATCAGCATTTTCTAAAAAGAAAAAGACACAACAGAACTATCTCTGTTTTAATAGAACATCCAAATTTATTTGGAATTGCAATTGATGAATCAACTTCAATTATTGTTAATCCTGATGATACATTTGAAGTTTTCGGAAATAATCAGGTTTTAGTTTATGATCCCACCAATTCAAAAAATATTCGTGAAGATAAAAATGGAAATCTTGGAATAAGCAATATGAAACTGCATGTCTTAATCAGCGGAGATAAATTTGATATGAAAACTAAAGAAGTAATTGAATGA